The following coding sequences lie in one Cyanobacterium sp. Dongsha4 genomic window:
- a CDS encoding cupin domain-containing protein: MEYISLKELPNQSVSHNQSIKKKTILNKGKLPHITNFSQAIFAPKQVAYVHNHDDMWEVFYVEKGTGIIKINEREYILEKGVCVLVEPNENHEIINNGDDNLIINYFGVVN; this comes from the coding sequence ATGGAATATATTTCTCTAAAAGAATTACCTAATCAGTCAGTATCTCATAATCAATCTATTAAAAAAAAGACTATTTTAAACAAGGGAAAATTGCCCCATATTACTAATTTTTCACAAGCTATTTTCGCTCCTAAACAAGTTGCATATGTTCATAATCATGATGATATGTGGGAAGTTTTTTATGTGGAAAAAGGAACGGGAATTATTAAAATTAATGAGCGAGAATATATTTTAGAAAAAGGTGTTTGTGTTTTAGTTGAGCCAAATGAAAATCATGAAATCATTAATAATGGTGATGATAACTTAATTATTAATTATTTTGGTGTTGTAAATTAA
- a CDS encoding DNA cytosine methyltransferase, producing MKVLKDVKFIDLFAGIGGFHQALNYYGAKCVFASEWDKHCQEIYLKNYGILPEGDITIIPKNNIPRHDILCAGFPCQAFSISGKQLGFNDTRGTLFFDIVRIAQYHQPLLLILENVKNFARHHEGKTLKVVDNTLNEIGYHVFYQVLNASNFGVPQRRERIYILGFRKDLKVKNFIFPNSYSKATSLIDFCLDNSEIQDFIINRSDIKIKDNLEINRDIFGNYPQKPIRIGMINKGGQGERIYHQFGHAITLSAYGGGVGAKTGVYLINGKIRKLAPRECARIMGFPDDFVISDSKNIAYKQFGNSVVVNVLKSIVEKIFAVDNLFTFHPKVVSLLNFASDKNR from the coding sequence ATGAAAGTTTTAAAAGATGTAAAATTTATCGATTTATTCGCAGGAATTGGCGGATTTCATCAAGCATTAAATTATTATGGAGCTAAGTGTGTTTTTGCTTCCGAATGGGATAAACATTGTCAGGAAATTTACTTAAAAAATTACGGTATTTTACCCGAAGGAGATATAACCATAATTCCCAAAAATAATATTCCTAGGCATGATATTTTGTGTGCTGGTTTTCCTTGTCAAGCCTTTAGTATTTCTGGCAAACAATTAGGATTTAATGATACTAGGGGTACTTTATTTTTTGATATAGTGAGAATTGCTCAATATCATCAACCGTTATTGTTAATCTTAGAAAATGTGAAAAATTTTGCTAGGCATCATGAGGGAAAAACCTTAAAAGTTGTGGACAATACTTTAAATGAGATTGGTTATCATGTTTTTTATCAAGTATTAAATGCTTCTAATTTTGGTGTACCTCAAAGAAGAGAAAGAATTTATATTTTAGGTTTTAGAAAAGATTTAAAAGTTAAAAATTTTATTTTTCCTAATAGTTATAGTAAAGCAACCAGTTTAATCGATTTTTGTTTAGATAACTCAGAAATTCAAGATTTTATTATTAATAGAAGTGATATAAAAATTAAGGATAATTTAGAAATAAATAGAGATATTTTCGGTAATTATCCACAAAAACCCATCAGAATCGGTATGATTAATAAAGGTGGGCAAGGAGAAAGAATATATCATCAATTTGGTCATGCTATCACTCTATCAGCTTATGGTGGTGGTGTCGGTGCGAAAACAGGAGTTTATTTAATCAATGGTAAAATCAGGAAATTAGCACCAAGAGAATGTGCCAGAATTATGGGGTTTCCTGATGATTTTGTAATTAGTGATAGTAAAAATATTGCCTATAAACAATTTGGTAATAGTGTCGTGGTTAATGTTTTAAAGTCAATAGTAGAAAAAATTTTTGCCGTTGATAATTTGTTTACTTTTCATCCTAAAGTTGTTTCACTCTTAAATTTTGCCAGTGACAAAAACAGATAA
- a CDS encoding type II toxin-antitoxin system VapC family toxin — translation MDISREIYTAINRINKEKLNNKLCISVITKMELIIGCRNKIEQQKLNKFLQGFLIINVNESISNQGCQLLEKYRLSHGLLIADALIAATAIILDIPLLSKNQSDYRFIDEINLLSYP, via the coding sequence ATCGATATTAGTCGAGAAATTTATACAGCAATTAATCGAATTAACAAAGAAAAATTAAATAATAAACTATGTATAAGCGTCATTACTAAAATGGAGTTAATAATCGGTTGTCGCAATAAAATAGAGCAACAAAAACTTAATAAATTTTTGCAAGGATTTTTGATTATTAATGTTAATGAATCAATCTCGAATCAAGGGTGTCAATTATTAGAAAAATATCGTCTCAGTCATGGATTATTAATTGCAGATGCTTTGATAGCGGCTACGGCAATTATTTTAGATATTCCTCTTTTGTCGAAAAATCAAAGTGACTATCGTTTTATTGATGAAATTAATTTATTATCTTATCCTTAA
- a CDS encoding DUF2281 domain-containing protein, which translates to MTIADLIKAEIDSIPEELQLLLLDFIELLKKRYPSLKSDNRDLELTDKIDEESFIGMWKDREDMKNSSEWVREIRKQEW; encoded by the coding sequence ATGACTATCGCAGATTTAATTAAAGCAGAAATTGACAGTATTCCTGAAGAGTTACAATTATTATTGCTCGATTTTATTGAATTATTAAAAAAACGGTATCCCTCATTAAAAAGTGACAATAGAGATTTAGAACTTACTGATAAAATAGATGAAGAATCCTTTATTGGAATGTGGAAAGATAGAGAAGATATGAAGAATAGTAGTGAATGGGTAAGAGAAATTAGAAAGCAAGAGTGGTAG
- a CDS encoding endonuclease: MSKYDDIIETVFFNNYKEGYKKVSFGREELAEACDTLNINRIKNLGDIPYTYRFRRNLPDSIKNKAPENTDWIIIGTGRASYEFRQATPGKIEVTKNRQLIKIPDATPEIVKRYAPGMDEQALLTKVRYNRLIDIFTGLTCYSIQNHLRTSIDTIGQIEIDEIYLGINKRGAHFVLPCQAKSPGDSFGIVQVMQDIEFCKIRYPNLICKPIALQFLSDNDVAILELSVEETQEKFRLSVVEEKHYQLVFKNEISEEEIKNICKQE, encoded by the coding sequence ATGAGTAAATATGATGACATTATAGAAACAGTATTCTTTAATAACTATAAGGAAGGTTATAAAAAAGTATCATTTGGTAGAGAAGAATTAGCTGAAGCCTGTGACACTTTAAATATTAATAGAATAAAAAATTTAGGTGATATTCCCTACACTTATCGCTTTAGGAGAAATTTGCCTGATTCTATCAAAAATAAAGCTCCCGAAAATACTGATTGGATTATAATTGGTACTGGTAGAGCTTCATACGAATTTAGACAAGCAACTCCGGGGAAAATTGAAGTAACAAAAAATAGACAGTTAATAAAAATACCAGATGCTACTCCCGAAATTGTGAAACGCTATGCACCGGGTATGGATGAACAAGCCTTATTAACCAAAGTTCGATATAATCGACTAATTGATATATTTACTGGATTAACTTGTTATTCAATTCAAAATCATTTAAGAACCAGTATAGATACTATTGGACAAATTGAAATTGATGAAATTTATTTAGGAATTAATAAAAGAGGTGCTCATTTTGTTTTACCTTGTCAAGCGAAATCACCAGGTGATAGCTTTGGTATTGTACAAGTTATGCAAGATATTGAGTTTTGTAAAATTCGCTATCCGAATCTAATTTGTAAGCCTATTGCTTTGCAGTTTTTAAGCGATAATGATGTAGCTATTTTAGAGTTATCTGTAGAAGAAACTCAGGAAAAATTCCGTCTTTCTGTTGTGGAAGAAAAACACTATCAATTAGTGTTTAAAAATGAGATTTCAGAAGAAGAAATAAAGAATATTTGTAAACAAGAATAA
- a CDS encoding DNA cytosine methyltransferase: MKRPIAIDLFSGCGGMSLGLEASGFDVMVAVEFDAIHALIHHLNFPYTHTICQDINHLKTEYLKGILQDKGIDEIDLIAGGPPCQGFSLMGKRQLDDPRNSLVFEYVRIIRDLQPKYFVFENVPGIAVGNHKQFLEELINEFESLGYHIAKPIKILDASLFGAPQKRKRLILMGSRHDMPPVNYPLETGEYNDVANTINDLGNIPVFIGKNEGIEVNKLDYSGFRRNFALKPQGIYRLCHDRQRDNLVYNHVGSNHTEKSKQRFQNTPQGQVEKTSRFLKLSPTGLCNTLRAGTARDKGAYTAARPIHYNQPRCITVREAGRLHTFPDWFLFHETIWHGFREIGNAVIPMLAKAIGDEIIKVLEVDINQLEVRKLEKIDLEFMAYNMDKASNYWNVSNDIIPKRKRLEMSVL, translated from the coding sequence ATGAAAAGACCAATTGCGATCGACCTTTTTTCGGGATGTGGAGGAATGTCATTAGGTTTAGAAGCGTCTGGATTTGATGTTATGGTAGCCGTAGAATTTGACGCAATCCATGCCTTAATTCATCATCTCAATTTTCCCTACACTCACACTATTTGTCAAGATATAAACCATCTCAAAACCGAGTATTTAAAAGGGATTCTTCAAGATAAAGGTATCGATGAAATCGATTTAATCGCAGGGGGGCCACCCTGTCAAGGGTTTTCTCTCATGGGAAAAAGACAATTAGATGATCCTCGTAATTCATTAGTTTTTGAATATGTGCGAATAATTCGAGATTTACAACCGAAATATTTTGTCTTTGAGAATGTACCGGGTATAGCCGTTGGTAATCATAAACAATTTTTAGAAGAATTAATCAACGAATTTGAGTCATTGGGTTATCACATTGCAAAACCCATTAAAATTCTCGATGCAAGTCTTTTTGGTGCACCCCAGAAGCGAAAACGCCTTATTCTTATGGGTAGTCGTCATGATATGCCTCCCGTTAACTATCCCCTCGAAACAGGGGAATATAATGACGTGGCGAATACTATCAATGATTTAGGCAATATTCCTGTTTTTATCGGTAAAAATGAAGGTATAGAAGTAAATAAGCTCGATTATTCAGGATTTAGACGTAATTTTGCCCTAAAACCTCAAGGAATTTATCGATTATGTCATGACAGACAACGAGACAATTTAGTTTATAATCATGTTGGCTCAAATCATACAGAAAAATCAAAACAACGTTTTCAAAATACCCCTCAAGGACAAGTAGAAAAAACCAGTCGTTTTTTGAAACTTTCACCTACAGGATTGTGTAACACACTAAGGGCTGGAACCGCCAGAGATAAAGGAGCTTATACTGCCGCTCGTCCTATCCACTACAATCAACCAAGATGTATTACAGTAAGGGAAGCAGGAAGACTGCATACATTTCCTGATTGGTTTTTATTTCATGAGACAATTTGGCATGGTTTCCGAGAAATTGGTAACGCAGTTATTCCTATGTTAGCGAAGGCAATAGGAGACGAAATAATTAAAGTTTTAGAAGTGGACATTAACCAATTAGAAGTGAGAAAATTAGAAAAAATTGATTTAGAATTTATGGCATACAATATGGATAAAGCATCAAATTATTGGAATGTTTCTAATGATATAATTCCGAAAAGAAAAAGATTAGAAATGAGTGTTTTATGA
- a CDS encoding thermonuclease family protein, translated as MIKNLLLICFLIIFLFSCNSSDRVDGINAKINRVISGQTLEIVVDKKIFSLRLMGVEIPSNIDYDKKLAQQHLIRLLTNNYHYPLNSVIVKVETQLNQKDKYGRSIGYVWLNNQLINRKVLEGGWAIASLEYTDGKYDQDLLQGEEYARIMENGVWKIHY; from the coding sequence ATGATTAAAAATCTTTTACTAATATGTTTTTTAATTATTTTCTTATTTAGTTGTAATTCTTCAGATAGAGTTGATGGTATAAATGCAAAAATAAATAGAGTAATAAGTGGACAAACCCTAGAAATTGTAGTCGATAAAAAAATCTTTTCTCTCAGGTTAATGGGGGTAGAAATACCATCGAATATTGATTATGATAAAAAGTTAGCTCAACAGCATTTAATTCGATTATTGACAAATAATTATCATTATCCGCTTAATTCGGTAATCGTCAAAGTTGAAACACAATTAAATCAAAAAGATAAATATGGACGTTCGATAGGATATGTTTGGTTAAACAATCAATTGATTAATCGCAAAGTTTTAGAAGGAGGATGGGCGATCGCATCTTTAGAATATACGGATGGAAAATACGATCAAGATTTACTACAAGGCGAAGAATACGCTCGAATTATGGAGAATGGAGTCTGGAAAATTCATTATTAA
- the rpsU gene encoding 30S ribosomal protein S21, translated as MTQVVVGQNENIESALRRFKRQVSKAGIFADIKRLRHYETPIEKKKRKAVARRKKRFR; from the coding sequence ATGACCCAAGTGGTTGTGGGACAAAATGAAAATATAGAATCAGCTTTACGTCGTTTTAAAAGACAAGTTTCCAAAGCGGGTATATTCGCTGATATTAAGCGTTTACGTCACTATGAAACCCCCATTGAGAAGAAAAAACGCAAAGCCGTTGCTCGTCGCAAAAAACGTTTTCGTTAA
- the petB gene encoding cytochrome b6 has translation MFTKQVTDSPVYKWFNDRLEIEAISDDISSKYVPPHVNIFYCLGGITLTCFLIQFATGFAMTFYYKPTVTEAFSSVQFIMNEVNFGWLIRSIHRWSASMMVLMLILHVFRVYLTGGFKKPRELTWIVGVTMAVITVSFGVTGYSLPWDQVGYWAVKIVSGVPAAIPVVGDQMVELLRGGASVGQATLTRFYTIHTFVLPWLMAVFMLLHFLLIRKQGISGPL, from the coding sequence ATGTTTACTAAACAAGTAACCGATTCACCTGTTTATAAATGGTTTAATGATCGTTTAGAAATCGAAGCGATCTCCGATGACATTAGCAGTAAGTATGTTCCCCCTCATGTAAATATTTTTTACTGTCTTGGTGGAATCACTTTAACTTGCTTCTTAATTCAGTTTGCTACTGGGTTTGCGATGACTTTTTACTACAAACCCACCGTTACCGAAGCGTTTTCTTCTGTTCAATTCATCATGAATGAAGTTAACTTCGGTTGGTTAATTCGTTCTATCCATCGCTGGTCTGCTAGTATGATGGTCTTGATGTTAATTCTCCACGTTTTCCGTGTTTATTTGACTGGTGGTTTCAAAAAACCTCGTGAGTTAACTTGGATTGTGGGTGTAACAATGGCAGTTATTACCGTTTCTTTCGGTGTAACTGGTTATTCTTTACCTTGGGATCAAGTAGGTTATTGGGCGGTTAAAATCGTTTCTGGTGTACCTGCGGCTATTCCTGTGGTGGGAGATCAAATGGTAGAACTTTTAAGAGGTGGTGCGAGTGTTGGTCAAGCAACTTTAACTCGTTTCTATACTATTCACACTTTCGTTTTACCTTGGTTAATGGCAGTGTTTATGTTATTACACTTCCTCTTAATCCGTAAGCAAGGTATTTCTGGTCCTTTGTAA
- the petD gene encoding cytochrome b6-f complex subunit IV, which yields MSNPNSQLIKKPDLNDPKLRAKLAQNMGHHYYGEIAWPNDILYMFPVCILGALGLIVGLAILDPAMIGEPADPFATPLEILPEWYLYPVFQILRILPNKLLGIACQAAIPLGLMLVPFIESVNKFQNPFRRPIAMTVFLFGTLVTLWLGAGSVFPIDKSLTLGLF from the coding sequence ATGTCTAATCCTAATTCTCAGTTAATTAAAAAGCCAGATCTTAATGATCCTAAATTGAGAGCAAAATTGGCTCAAAATATGGGACACCACTACTATGGTGAGATTGCGTGGCCTAACGATATTCTCTATATGTTCCCTGTATGTATTTTGGGTGCATTAGGTTTAATTGTTGGTTTAGCAATTTTAGATCCTGCTATGATTGGTGAACCTGCTGATCCTTTCGCAACTCCTTTGGAAATTTTACCTGAATGGTATTTATATCCTGTATTCCAAATTTTGCGTATTTTACCTAACAAACTTTTAGGTATTGCTTGTCAAGCGGCTATTCCTTTAGGTTTAATGCTTGTTCCTTTTATTGAAAGCGTTAATAAGTTCCAAAATCCTTTCCGTCGCCCTATTGCGATGACTGTATTTTTATTCGGTACTTTAGTTACCCTTTGGTTAGGTGCTGGTTCTGTATTCCCTATTGATAAGTCTTTAACTTTAGGTTTATTCTAG
- a CDS encoding class I SAM-dependent methyltransferase: MTISATSAETTLSTKIINGLLAIKPLAEFAKNRARNMIIKRAYSIGVNWQENINSLQNHDWEQEINSLTNTNISYPDYYLNSFHAYEKGNLQWEAAWELESAAYSVHSTIYSKTPQKEGDRTLRNNYHQVLKEKLTITPQNILDIGCGVGLSTFALKEQYPESEISGLDLSPYFLSVANYQSQQKNQKIQWLHSQAEKTNLPSNSHDLVSAFLIFHELPQLAAKNIIEEAHRVLKTGGYFCMMDMNPQSEVYKKMPRYVFTLLKSTEPYLDEYFSLNMESVFLDAGFEKPSIIPISIRHRTIVARKR, encoded by the coding sequence ATGACTATTAGTGCTACCTCTGCAGAAACGACCCTAAGTACGAAAATCATTAATGGTTTATTAGCCATAAAACCCTTGGCGGAATTTGCCAAAAACAGAGCCAGAAACATGATTATCAAACGGGCTTATTCCATTGGGGTAAACTGGCAAGAAAATATCAATTCCTTACAAAATCATGATTGGGAACAAGAAATAAATTCTTTAACCAACACTAATATAAGTTATCCAGACTATTATCTTAACTCTTTCCATGCCTACGAAAAAGGAAATTTGCAATGGGAAGCGGCTTGGGAATTAGAGTCGGCGGCTTATAGCGTTCATTCTACCATTTATAGTAAAACTCCTCAAAAAGAGGGCGATCGCACCCTCAGAAATAACTATCATCAAGTATTAAAAGAAAAGTTAACTATTACTCCTCAAAATATTCTTGATATTGGTTGCGGAGTAGGATTAAGTACCTTTGCATTAAAAGAACAGTATCCAGAAAGTGAAATTTCAGGGTTAGACTTATCTCCCTACTTTCTCTCCGTTGCCAACTATCAAAGCCAACAAAAAAATCAAAAGATTCAATGGTTACACTCTCAGGCTGAAAAAACAAATCTTCCCTCAAACTCCCATGACTTAGTTTCCGCCTTTTTAATTTTTCATGAATTGCCTCAATTAGCCGCAAAAAATATAATCGAAGAAGCCCATAGAGTCCTAAAAACAGGGGGATACTTTTGCATGATGGACATGAATCCCCAATCAGAAGTTTACAAAAAAATGCCTCGTTATGTGTTCACCCTCTTGAAAAGCACTGAACCTTATTTAGACGAATATTTTAGTTTGAATATGGAATCAGTTTTTCTCGATGCTGGATTTGAAAAACCCTCTATTATTCCCATTAGCATTCGTCATCGTACAATTGTTGCCCGAAAGAGATAG